The region TGGCCGGCGCCGAGAAGGAGGCGCACAGCCTCGGCCTCCAGGCGTTGGCCGCCGCGCTGCGCGAGCAGGGCCGCGGCTGTCTGAATCTCGGCCCGGCGCTGCCCTGGCCGGCGCTGACCAGCGCGGTGCACCGGGCACGGCCGCACACCGTCGTGCTCTGGTCGCAGACGCCGGTCACCGGCCGCGCGTACCGCCTGGTGCGCTTCGCCAGGGACTTCCCGCGCCTGCGGGTGTACGGCGCGGGGCCGGGCTGGATCGAGCCGTTCGCCACGCCGTCGGCGCGTCTCGACTCGCTGTCGGACGCGGTCGCCGCCTGTCTGGCAGTGCCACCGAGGCGTGATGCCCACCACATACGATACGGATCGGTGCCGTATCGTTAATGCGGGTCGTAGGCTGACCCACGTTACGAGTCTGACCCGTATCGTATTGCGTCGCGGGTGAAGCGTGGGGGGAAACCAGGCATGGAGCTGCACAACAACACGGGCCACCCGAGGAGGTGGGCGATCCTGGGGGTGCTGGTGATCAGCCTCCTCGTGGTCGTCCTCGACAACACGATCCTCAACGTGGCCCTGCGCACCCTGGCCGACCCGGTGCACGGCCTCGGTGCCAGCCAGGGCGAGCTGGAGTGGGCCATCAACTCCTACACGCTGGTCTTCGCCGGGCTGCTGTTCACCTTCGGAGTTCTCGGCGACCGCGCCGGCCGTAAGCGCTTCCTGATGATCGGTCTGGCGCTGTTCGGCCTGGCGTCGCTGCTCTCCGCGTACGCCCAGAGCCCTGGCCAGCTCATCGCGGCCCGCGCCCTGATGGGCGTCGGCGGCGCGGCCATCATGCCGGTGACGCTGTCGATCATCTCCAACGTCTTCGACCCGCGCGAGCGTGGTCGGGCCATCGGTGTCTGGGCCGGCGCGGTCGGTCTCGCCGTGGCCATCGGCCCGATCCTCGGCGGAGCGCTGCTGGAGCACTTCTGGTGGGGCTCGGTCTTCCTGATCAACGTGCCGGTGGTCGTCGCCGGCGTGGTCCTGGTGGCCCTGCTGGTCCCCGAGTCACGCGACCCGCGGCCGGGCCGGGTCGACCTGCTCGGCGTCCTGCTCTCCGTGGTCGGCCTGGTCGCCCTGTCCTACGGCATCATCGACGGCGGCGAGCACGGCTTCGACCGCCCGCTGGCCTGGGGCTCGATCCTCGGCGGCATCGCGGTGCTGGCCTGGTTCGTGCAGCACGAGCGGCGTAGCGACCACCCGTCGCTGGACGTCCGGCTGTTCAAGGTGCCCCGGTTCGCCGCGCCGGTCGCCATCGTCGGCCTGGTGTTCTTCGCCGCGATGGGCTCGATGTTCTTCGGATCGTTCTACCTTCAACTGGTGCGCGGCTACAGCCCGCTGCAGACCGGTCTGCTCTTCCTGCCCTTCGCCGGCGCTCAGCTGATCTTCGCGCCGCGCAGCGCCGCGATGGTCCGCCGCTACGGCGGCCGTGCCGTCGCCACCGTGGGGCTGGCGCTGACCGTGATCTCGCTCGCCGCGTTCGTCTTCATCGGCGCCTCCACACCGATCTGGATCGTGCTGCTCGTCTTCCTGATCCAGGGGGCCGGGATGGCCAACATCATGCCGCCGGCCACCGAGTCGATCATGTCGGCGCTACCCCGCGAGAAGGCCGGCGTCGGCTCCGCGGTCAGCAACACCATCCGTCAGGTGGCCGGCGCGCTCGGCGTCGCGGTCCTCGGCTCGGTGCTCTCCGCGGTCTACCGCAGCGACATCGGCGACGCGTTGACCGGCCTGCCCACGCCGGCCCGCGACGCGGCCAACGAGTCGATCTCCGGGGCGTACGCGGCGGCGGGCCAGCTCGGCCCGGCGGCGCCGGCGCTGATCTCGGCGGCCAACGATGCCTTCGTCACCGCCATGCACTGGGCGGCCGGGCTCTCCGGGGTCATCGCCGCACTCGGAATCATCGTGGTGCTGCGCTGGATGCCCGGCAAGGAGGACACCGGCCTCGCCCCGGCGGCCCCCGTTGCCGAGCCCGAGTTGGCCGGCACGGCATAGGTTCGGGGAGAATGTCGGACATGACGTCCACTGCCGATGCTCCGCGGTCGCCCGGGCGACCGCGGAGCATCCGCGCCGACGAGGCGATCATCGAGGCCACCCTGGACCTGCTTGCCGAGGGCAGCACCATCGAGGCGCTCTCGATCGAGGCCATCGCCTCCCGTGCCGGGGTCGGCAAGGCCACCATCTACCGCCGCTGGGCCGGCAAGGACGCGCTGCTGGTCGACGCGCTGCGCCGGCTCAAGGGCGTCCTGGCCCAGCCGGCCGGTCACTCCGTCCGCGACGACCTGGTGTTGCTGGTCGGCGCGATCGGCAAGAACGTCGACCCGCGCGCCGAGAAGATCATGCCGTGCCTGGCGTCCGCCGTGAACCGCAGCGCCGACCAGTTCCAGCTCTACCAGAACATCATCTCGCCCCGACGGAAGCTGATGCGCGAGGTGCTGCGACGCGGTATCGACGAGGGCGTGCTCCGCGCCGACATCGACGTGGAGGTGACGATGGCACTGCTCACCGGGCCCATGCTGATCCAGCGGGTGCTGCAGTGGAATCCGGACCTGGACGAACACACGCTGCCCGAGCGGGTCGTCGACGCCGTGCTGGAGGGCATCCGCGCCCGCTGACCCCGGCGTACCGGGCCGGGCGCGGCCTTCCACGTCCGGCCCGGGGCTTCGGCGTGGTCCGCCGGGTGTGGCGGCCACGTGTCGGGCGCGCAGGCTCGGCGGCCTGGGCCGGGCCCCGGTCAGCCGGCCGGGGCGCGCAGCCGGTGCAGGCGCAGCGCGAGCTGCACCTCCAGCGCCCGCTCGGGCCGTTGCCAGTCGGTGCCGAGCAGCTGCCCCACCCGCTCCAACCGCTGGGTCACCGTGTTGACGTGCACGTGCAGTTGCTCGGCGGCCCGGGCCAAGCTGCCACCCACCCCGAAGTACGCCTCCAGCGTCTTCACCAGAGCCGTGCCCCGTCGGGCGTCGTAGTCGACCACCGGCCCGACCGTCGCGCTGAGGAACTGGGCCACGTCCTTCTCGCCCCGATCACCGACCGTCCCCAGCAGCAGCCCGACGAAGCCCAGCTCCACGGTGCTCGCGCCCTGACCGGCGCGGCCCAGCGCGCCCAGCGCGGTCAGACACCGGTCCGCCTCGTGGAACGTGGCGGCCAGCGCCCCCGGCCCGTTCGACGGGCCACTCGCCCCGGCGGTCACCGGTCGTCCGGTCACCCGGGACAGATCCCGTGCGACCGAGCGAGCGCTGCCGCCCGCATCCGACCCCGGCAGCATCAGCACCACCCGACCGTCGCGCGCCGCGGCCAGCCCGCCGCGCGCCGACGCGTACGTGGTGGCCCACGACAGCACCCGCTGCCGAGCCGAGCCGGTCGCGGCGATCGCGTCGTCGCCCACCGCCACCAGCACGTGCGGCGCGTCCAGGTCCACCCCGAGCCGGCGGGCCCGGCTGCGTAACGCGTCGGTGTCCCGCAGCGGGCGGGCGATCAGGTCGTCCAGCAGCTCACCACGGACCCGCCCCTCCGCCTCCGCCACCGTCCGGCGGAACAGCAGCAACAGCGCGGTCACCAGCGCGGCGCGCTCCAGGATCCGCTGATCGGCGTCGACCAGCTCGTCGTCCGGGCGCAGCACGAGCGCACCCAGATTCTCCGCGCCCGCCACCACCGCCGCGTACCAGAGCGGGCCGCGGCGCACGCTGCGTCCCTCGGTGCGCGACGCCGCCACCGCCTCGACGATGTCCGCCCGCTCCGGCTCGTCGATCTCGCCAACCCGGGCCAGCAGACGACCCTCGGCGTCCAGCGCCAGCAGCGCTCCACCCAGCACCTCGGTCACCGCGGCCGCCACGTCCTCCACACCGCCGCCGCGCAGCACCAGCGCCGTCATCCGGTCGTGGGCCGCCGCGGCCCGCTCCACCGAGCTGCTGTGCGCCCGGATGGTGGTGTTCGCCGCCGACAGCTCGGCCAACGCCGAGCGGGTCTCGGTCAGCAGCCGGGCGGTGTCGATCGCCACCGCGGCGTGCGCGGCGAGGGAGACCAGCAGCGCCACCTCCTCCCGGACGAATGGCCGGGCCGAACGGTTCGCCGCGTAGAGCACACCGATCGAGGTGGAGCCGAGCCGTAGCGGCACCCCGAGGATCGCCACGAGCCCCTCCTCGCCGACCCCGGCGTCGATCTCGCCGGTGTGGTGGAAGCGCGCGTCCTCGCCGTAGTTGGCGGTGACGTACGGAGCGCCGGACTGGGCCACCAGACCACCGAGGCCGGCGCCCATCGGCAGGCGGAGCCGCTGGAAGCGGGCCGAGACCGACCCGTCGGTCACCCGCATGTAGGTGTCACCGCGCTCGTCGTCGTTCAACGTCATGTACGCCACGTCCGCGCCGAGCAGATTGCGGGCCCGGTGCACGATCGCCCGCAGCACGTCGTCCAGGTCGCGTAGCCCGGCCAGGTCGCTGACCGTGTCGTACAGGCCGGACAACTCGGTCTCCCGGCGGCGCCGACGCTCCAACAACGCGCGAACCCGCAACGCCACCGACTTGGCCTGCTCCAGCTCGGCCAGCCGGTCCGGTGGCAGCCCGGCGGCGCGCGCGGCCACCAACGGTCCCTCGAACTCGACCGCCGCGGCCTCCCGAGCGAGCAGTTCCAGGAACTCCACCGGCGATGACATGGTCGACATTGTGCTCGGGGCCACTAGTTGGCCGTCCAGCCCCCGTCGAGGGCGATCGACGCGCCGGTGATGAACGCCGCCGGCGGCGAGCAGAGGTACGCCAGCAGCTCGGCCACCTCCTCCGGTTCGATCAGTCGCTTGATCGCCGCCCGGGCCAGCATGATCTTCTCGATCACCTCGGTCTCGTCGATGCCGTGGCTGACCGCCTGGTCGGCGATCTGGCTCTCCACCAGGGCCGTGCGCACGTACGCCGGGTTGATGCAGTTGGCCGTCACCCCGTGCGCGGCGCCCTCCAGCGCGACCACCTTCGACAGCCCTTCCAGGGCGTGCTTGGCCGAGACGTAGGCCGCCTTGTACGGCGACGCGCGCAACCCGTGCACCGAGGAGATGTTGACGACGCGACCCCACCCCCTGGCGTACATGTGCGGCAGCGCCCGGCGGATCAGCAGGAACGGTGCCTCCACCATCACCCGCTGGATGTACTCGAAGCGTTCGACGGGAAAATCCTGCAGCGGCGCGACGTGCTGTAGCCCGGCGTTGTTGACCACGATGTCGACGTCAACGTCGAGACGGTCCACCGCCGCGGCGTCGGACAGGTCCACACCCTCGGCCCGGCCGCCCGCCTCGGCGGCCACCGCCTTCGCCGCCTCCAGGTTGCGGTCCACCACGAGGACCTTCGCACCGGCCGCACCCAGCCGCAGGGCACACGCTCGCCCGATGCCGCTGCCACCCCCGGTGACCAGGGCGGTCCGACCGGCGAGGTCGACGTGTACGACGTGGGGGACCGCCACGGGTTCTGCCGTCATGGCGCAAGAAGTTACGAGCTGTGTCCTCCCCGGCACATGGGCCGGCGACACATACTCCAGGCCGAAGCTGTGTGGCCCACCCGTGGGCCGGGGGCGTGGGGCGTGGGGCGTGGGGCGTGGGGCGTGGGGCAGCGGGCGTGAGGCGTGGGGCGTGCGGGGCGTGTCCCGTGCGATCGTCGTGGGCGCGACGGCTAGGGTGTCGAACACACGTACTGCTGACGGCTGGGGAGGGGGCGGCGTGCGCGTGCTCGGTGTCGACCCGGGGTTGACCCGGTGCGGTGTGGGCGTGGTCGAGGGTGTGCCGGGACGGCCCTGCACTCTGATCGCGTACTACGTGGTCTACACCGATCCGGCTGACGAGCTGCCACTGCGCCTGCTGCACCTGGACCGGTCGCTGAACAAGTTGGTCGCCGAGCACCAACCGGAGAGCGTGGCCGTCGAGCGGGTGTTCAGTCAGCACAACGTGCGGACGGTGATGGGCACCGCGCAGGCCAGCGGCGTCGCCGTGTTGGCCGGGGCGCGCGCCGGGCTGCCCGTGCAGACGTACACCCCGAGTGAGGTGAAGGCGGCCGTGACCGGGTCCGGTCAGGCCGACAAGGCGCAGATGACCGCCATGGTGACCCGGTTGCTGCGGCTGGCCGAGCCACCGAAACCGGCCGACGCCGCCGACGCGCTGGCGCTGGCGATCTGCCATGTCTGGCGCGGCGGGACCCGCTCCAAGTTGGCGGCGGCGGCCGATCGGGCACGACGAGGAGGAGCACGATGATCGCCAGCGTGCGCGGCACGGTGACCGCGACGGGTCCGGACCAGGCCGTGATCGAGGTCGGCGGTGTCGGTCTGGCCGTGCACTGCGCCCCGGGCACCCTCGCCGAGCTGCGGGTCGGCCAGGTCGCCCGCCTCGCCACCAGCCTCATCGTGCGGGAAGACTCGCTGACCCTCTACGGCTTCGCCGACGACGACGCCAAGTCGCTGTTCGAGTTGCTCCAGACCGCCAGCGGGGTGGGCCCGCGCCTGGCCCAGGCGGTGCTGGCCGTGCACACCCCCGACGCGGTACGCAAGGCGATCGCCAACGCCGACACGGCGGCGCTGACCCGCGTACCCGGGATTGGCAAGAAGGGCGCGGAACGTCTGGTGCTGGAGTTGCGTGACCGGATCGGCCCGGTGCCGATCGGTGCCGACGGTGCGGCCGGCGTGACCGGCGGCGCCTGGCCGGAGCAGGTCCGGCAGGCACTCGTCGGGCTGGGCTGGACGGCCGGTCAGGCCGACCAGGCGGTGGCCGCCGTGGCGGAGACCATCGACGGTCCGACGCCGCCGGTGCCGGTCCTGCTCAAGCAGGCCATCCGCCTGCTGGGTCGTACCCGATGAGCCCTCGGCCGCGACGCACGGCGGCGCGAACGGAGAGGGCGCGATGAGCGAGACCGACGGGCTCGTCTCGGCGTACGTCAACGATGCCGACCGGGACGCGGAGGCCACGGTCCGGCCGAGGCGGCTGGCCGAGTTCATCGCCCAGGATCGGGTGCGCGACCAGCTCGACCTGTTGTTGCAGGGCGCGATGCGGCGGGGTTCGCCGCCGGATCACATTCTGCTCTCCGGCCCTCCGGGGCTGGGCAAGACGAGCCTGGCCAACATCGTCGCCGCCGAGTTGGGTGCGGGCATCCGGGTGACCAGCGGCCCGGCGATCGAGCGTTCCGGTGATCTGGCGGCCATCCTGACCAGCCTGGCCGAGGGCGACGTGCTCTTCATCGACGAGATCCACCGCATCGCGCGGCCGGCCGAGGAGTTGCTCTACAGCGCGATGGAGGACTTCCGGGTCGACGTGGTGGTCGGCAAGGGCCCGGGGGCGACGGCGATCCCGCTCGACGTCGAGCCGTTCACCCTGGTCGGTGCGACGACCCGCTCGGGTCTGTTGACCGGGCCGATGCGGGACCGCTTCGGTTTCGTCGCGCACCTGGACTTCTACGCCCCGGCGGATCTGGAGACGCTGCTGCACCGTTCGGCGCGGATTCTGGGTGTGCCGATCACGGCCGACGGTGCGTCCGAGATCGCCGGGCGGTCCCGGGGCACCCCCCGGATCGCCAACCGGCTGCTGCGCCGGGTCCGCGACTACGCCGAGGTCCGGGCCGACGGCGTGGTCACCCTGGGCACCGCCCGGAAGGCCCTGACGGTGTACGACGTGGACGCGCTGGGGCTGGACCGGCTGGACCGGGCGGTGCTGACCGCGCTGGTCGACTCGTTCCGAGGCGGCCCGG is a window of Micromonospora sp. WMMD961 DNA encoding:
- a CDS encoding transcriptional regulator, which codes for MLTDPMPVEAVEIAHKQVSLAAEDLDSNGVASLLLELAEAWGVPAFWEQVCRPLLARLSGRSAAEVVVEHALCEGIRVGLDVYRREPGRSLPSGVLLAGAEKEAHSLGLQALAAALREQGRGCLNLGPALPWPALTSAVHRARPHTVVLWSQTPVTGRAYRLVRFARDFPRLRVYGAGPGWIEPFATPSARLDSLSDAVAACLAVPPRRDAHHIRYGSVPYR
- a CDS encoding MFS transporter — encoded protein: MELHNNTGHPRRWAILGVLVISLLVVVLDNTILNVALRTLADPVHGLGASQGELEWAINSYTLVFAGLLFTFGVLGDRAGRKRFLMIGLALFGLASLLSAYAQSPGQLIAARALMGVGGAAIMPVTLSIISNVFDPRERGRAIGVWAGAVGLAVAIGPILGGALLEHFWWGSVFLINVPVVVAGVVLVALLVPESRDPRPGRVDLLGVLLSVVGLVALSYGIIDGGEHGFDRPLAWGSILGGIAVLAWFVQHERRSDHPSLDVRLFKVPRFAAPVAIVGLVFFAAMGSMFFGSFYLQLVRGYSPLQTGLLFLPFAGAQLIFAPRSAAMVRRYGGRAVATVGLALTVISLAAFVFIGASTPIWIVLLVFLIQGAGMANIMPPATESIMSALPREKAGVGSAVSNTIRQVAGALGVAVLGSVLSAVYRSDIGDALTGLPTPARDAANESISGAYAAAGQLGPAAPALISAANDAFVTAMHWAAGLSGVIAALGIIVVLRWMPGKEDTGLAPAAPVAEPELAGTA
- a CDS encoding TetR/AcrR family transcriptional regulator is translated as MSDMTSTADAPRSPGRPRSIRADEAIIEATLDLLAEGSTIEALSIEAIASRAGVGKATIYRRWAGKDALLVDALRRLKGVLAQPAGHSVRDDLVLLVGAIGKNVDPRAEKIMPCLASAVNRSADQFQLYQNIISPRRKLMREVLRRGIDEGVLRADIDVEVTMALLTGPMLIQRVLQWNPDLDEHTLPERVVDAVLEGIRAR
- a CDS encoding helix-turn-helix domain-containing protein, yielding MSTMSSPVEFLELLAREAAAVEFEGPLVAARAAGLPPDRLAELEQAKSVALRVRALLERRRRRETELSGLYDTVSDLAGLRDLDDVLRAIVHRARNLLGADVAYMTLNDDERGDTYMRVTDGSVSARFQRLRLPMGAGLGGLVAQSGAPYVTANYGEDARFHHTGEIDAGVGEEGLVAILGVPLRLGSTSIGVLYAANRSARPFVREEVALLVSLAAHAAVAIDTARLLTETRSALAELSAANTTIRAHSSSVERAAAAHDRMTALVLRGGGVEDVAAAVTEVLGGALLALDAEGRLLARVGEIDEPERADIVEAVAASRTEGRSVRRGPLWYAAVVAGAENLGALVLRPDDELVDADQRILERAALVTALLLLFRRTVAEAEGRVRGELLDDLIARPLRDTDALRSRARRLGVDLDAPHVLVAVGDDAIAATGSARQRVLSWATTYASARGGLAAARDGRVVLMLPGSDAGGSARSVARDLSRVTGRPVTAGASGPSNGPGALAATFHEADRCLTALGALGRAGQGASTVELGFVGLLLGTVGDRGEKDVAQFLSATVGPVVDYDARRGTALVKTLEAYFGVGGSLARAAEQLHVHVNTVTQRLERVGQLLGTDWQRPERALEVQLALRLHRLRAPAG
- a CDS encoding 3-hydroxybutyrate dehydrogenase produces the protein MTAEPVAVPHVVHVDLAGRTALVTGGGSGIGRACALRLGAAGAKVLVVDRNLEAAKAVAAEAGGRAEGVDLSDAAAVDRLDVDVDIVVNNAGLQHVAPLQDFPVERFEYIQRVMVEAPFLLIRRALPHMYARGWGRVVNISSVHGLRASPYKAAYVSAKHALEGLSKVVALEGAAHGVTANCINPAYVRTALVESQIADQAVSHGIDETEVIEKIMLARAAIKRLIEPEEVAELLAYLCSPPAAFITGASIALDGGWTAN
- the ruvC gene encoding crossover junction endodeoxyribonuclease RuvC yields the protein MRVLGVDPGLTRCGVGVVEGVPGRPCTLIAYYVVYTDPADELPLRLLHLDRSLNKLVAEHQPESVAVERVFSQHNVRTVMGTAQASGVAVLAGARAGLPVQTYTPSEVKAAVTGSGQADKAQMTAMVTRLLRLAEPPKPADAADALALAICHVWRGGTRSKLAAAADRARRGGAR
- the ruvA gene encoding Holliday junction branch migration protein RuvA; this encodes MIASVRGTVTATGPDQAVIEVGGVGLAVHCAPGTLAELRVGQVARLATSLIVREDSLTLYGFADDDAKSLFELLQTASGVGPRLAQAVLAVHTPDAVRKAIANADTAALTRVPGIGKKGAERLVLELRDRIGPVPIGADGAAGVTGGAWPEQVRQALVGLGWTAGQADQAVAAVAETIDGPTPPVPVLLKQAIRLLGRTR
- the ruvB gene encoding Holliday junction branch migration DNA helicase RuvB; protein product: MSETDGLVSAYVNDADRDAEATVRPRRLAEFIAQDRVRDQLDLLLQGAMRRGSPPDHILLSGPPGLGKTSLANIVAAELGAGIRVTSGPAIERSGDLAAILTSLAEGDVLFIDEIHRIARPAEELLYSAMEDFRVDVVVGKGPGATAIPLDVEPFTLVGATTRSGLLTGPMRDRFGFVAHLDFYAPADLETLLHRSARILGVPITADGASEIAGRSRGTPRIANRLLRRVRDYAEVRADGVVTLGTARKALTVYDVDALGLDRLDRAVLTALVDSFRGGPVGLSTLAVAVGEQPDTVEEVCEPFLVRAGLLARTPRGRVATEAAWRHLGRTPPNGTFGADSPPVPDLFSLDADQP